The following are encoded together in the Cherax quadricarinatus isolate ZL_2023a chromosome 37, ASM3850222v1, whole genome shotgun sequence genome:
- the LOC128701101 gene encoding probable serine hydrolase, with product MPQSPVHAQENKDQQVQYSQEHHPKMENKAWEWEEIEIDIGWGTLRGKAKGSGSQCMLGLHGWLDNANTFDLIAPFLPEDVRFISLDFPGHGHSDHFPPAFIYDPRGYVGSVKKAMTTIGWNRFILLGHSMGAVVGIIYTSVFPEDVEAFISIDIIKPTSYAPEKYATQYKKYFLQYLDNEKKAAQPALVYDEEELVRKTIEGSKSLDDRGARILLQRGARRIEEAEGLILTRDLRAKVYFIGFLSSEGWIEIAKAITCPLLFIKAKEGHTYSSAEEIKAMLSAFKQDCKHYCYYEMPGKHHLHLTHPKPVAECILNFIDECKSILQTGANDSVN from the exons ATGCCACAATCTCCAGTACATGCACAGGAGAATAAGGACCAACAAGTGCAATATTCACAGGAACATCACCCAAAAATGGAAAACAAAGCCTGGGAATGGGAAGAGATAGAAATTGACATCGGATGGGGAACCTTACGTGGAAAGGCAAAAGGCTCGGGATCACAGTGTATGTTGG GACTTCATGGGTGGCTTGACAATGCCAACACATTTGATCTCATTGCTCCTTTTCTTCCTGAGGATGTGAGATTTATCTCCCTTGACTTTCCTGGGCATGGTCACTCAGATCATTTTCCCCCTGCCTTCATCTATGATCCAAGAGGATATGTGGGTTCAGTAAAGAAGGCCATGACTACCATAGGCTGGAATCGTTTCATTCTCCTTGGACACAGTATGGGAGCAGTAGTTGGGATTATATATACTTCAGTTTTCCCAGAAGATGTAGAAGCTTTCATCTCCATTGATATAATTAAACCTACCTCATATGCTCCTGAAAAATATGCTACACAatacaaaaaatattttcttcAGTATTTGGATAATGAAAAGAAAGCTGCACAACCTGCATTGGTATATGATGAGGAAGAACTAGTTAGAAAGACAATAGAAGGAAGTAAATCCCTTGATGATAGAGGTGCTAGAATTTTGCTGCAGAGAGGTGCAAGAAGAATTGAGGAAGCTGAAGGTTTGATTCTCACACGGGACCTACGAGCCAAAGTGTATTTCATAGGATTCCTTTCCTCAGAGGGATGGATAGAAATTGCGAAGGCAATAACATGCCCTCTTCTGTTTATCAAG GCAAAGGAAGGTCATACCTATAGCTCAGCTGAAGAAATTAAAGCTATGTTATCAGCATTCAAGCAAGATTGCAagcattattgttattatgagaTGCCAGGCAAACATCACCTTCATCTTACACATCCCAAACCTGTTGCAGAATGCATTTTGAATTTCATAGATGAATGCAAGTCTATTCTTCAAACTGGTGCTAATGATAGTGTGAATTAA